The DNA sequence TAGCTATCAGCACCGATAAAGTTTTCACCCACAAAGCCTGGAACGACAACGAACTCTCCAAAATGGTTCCAGGGGGTGTCCCCTTCCCGATGCTTTCCGACCCCGACGGACGCATTGGCTCCGCTTACGGGGTGTACGACGAGACAGCCAAAGTGAATCTGCGCGGTCTTTTTATCATTGATCCGGATGGCATTATTCAGGCCTACAACGTGCTCCCAGCTCCAGTTGGACGGGATACGGGCGAGATCTTGCGGGAACTCCAGGCCCTTCAGTACGTTCGGGCAACTCAGGGAGCGGAGGTAACTCCAGCCTGCTGGCTTCCCGGCAAGCCAACCCTCAAACCCGGCCCCGAGCTGGTGGGGAGAGTATGGGAAGTGTGGAAACCGGAAAGTTAAAGAGACATCACCCCCTCCTGGCCGTTCCTGCCTTGTGGTTCAGGAGGGGGTGATAGGGTTAAATTCGCCTTTATCTGGAGGTGAACCATGGATCCGGTTGTCCTGGCGCGAACTAAATTCGGCCTAAGCGCCGCAATGCATTTCCTCTTCCCACCCGTCACCATCGGGCTGGCGTGGCTTATTGTTTACATTACCTGGAAACGATGGAAGACGGGTGAGCCAATCTGGGAGAGCATGAGCCGATTCTGGCCTCGCATTTTCGGCCTCCTCTTCGCCGCCGGTGTCGCCAGCGGAATTACCCTGGAATTCCAGTTCGGCACCGACTGGTCAACTTACTCACGCTACGTAGGAGATATTTTCGGCTCACCCCTGGCAGCCGAAGGGGTGTTCTCCTTCTTCCTGGAATCTTTCTTCCTGGGCGTGCTGATTCTCGGACGAGAGCGAGTATCAAAGAAGTTTTACTGGTTCTCCGCTCTGATGGTCGCTATTGGCTCCACGCTCTCCGCTTTCTGGATAATCGTCGCCAACTCCTGGATGCAGACGCCCACGGCCTACCGCATTGTCGGCGAGGGGATTTACCGGCGAGCGGAATTGACCAACTTCTGGGCCGCACTTTTCAACCCATCCACCCTTCCTCGTTACTTCCACACTATCTCGGCCTCCCTTTTCACGGGCGGTTTTTTCATGGCGAGCATCGGTGCCTGGTATCTTCTGCGCAAACAACATCAGGAATTTGCCCGTCGCTCCCTTCAGATGGGCCTGATACTCGCTGCAATTTTCTCCTTGCTTATCCCCATCACTGGTCATTTCCATGCCGTTCAAGTGGCTAAGACCCAGCCAGCCAAGCTGGCTGCCTTTGAGGCCATCTTTGAGGATACCGCAGGAGCGGGCCTGGTTATCTGGGGCTTCCCGGACGTAGAAAACCGCACCCTT is a window from the Anaerolineae bacterium genome containing:
- the prxU gene encoding thioredoxin-dependent peroxiredoxin (Most members of this family contain a selenocysteine.); the encoded protein is MCLKIGQLAPEFEAQAFANGAFKTVRLSDYKGQWVILMFYPADFTFVUATEMAAVAAEYEKFRNLNTVVLAISTDKVFTHKAWNDNELSKMVPGGVPFPMLSDPDGRIGSAYGVYDETAKVNLRGLFIIDPDGIIQAYNVLPAPVGRDTGEILRELQALQYVRATQGAEVTPACWLPGKPTLKPGPELVGRVWEVWKPES
- a CDS encoding cytochrome ubiquinol oxidase subunit I gives rise to the protein MDPVVLARTKFGLSAAMHFLFPPVTIGLAWLIVYITWKRWKTGEPIWESMSRFWPRIFGLLFAAGVASGITLEFQFGTDWSTYSRYVGDIFGSPLAAEGVFSFFLESFFLGVLILGRERVSKKFYWFSALMVAIGSTLSAFWIIVANSWMQTPTAYRIVGEGIYRRAELTNFWAALFNPSTLPRYFHTISASLFTGGFFMASIGAWYLLRKQHQEFARRSLQMGLILAAIFSLLIPITGHFHAVQVAKTQPAKLAAFEAIFEDTAGAGLVIWGFPDVENRTLRFPIRIPKLLSFLINFDPNSVIPGLERFPREEWPPIRRTFYSYHIMILLGVWFIFVSWWGIFLGKRRFENSAFLKTLAFSIALPWVALQLGWMAAEFGRQPWVVYGLLKTKDAVSVVVPAWQLLLSIIGLAVIYVFILAALIYLLRREFLRGPEPVVVGVPAGRLATKEE